A single region of the Salmo salar chromosome ssa16, Ssal_v3.1, whole genome shotgun sequence genome encodes:
- the LOC106573206 gene encoding cyclic nucleotide-gated cation channel beta-1 isoform X1 — protein sequence MFNWVVKVVPQPPDAPGSLGQETANPAPASPQKVSKDEVKKEVNAKPAKQQEEDISEDNGIQSQSGVMTWLSNGFTSALPQPTGTPNLSRSNSVSRSLQEVQREDERNGVIKWIAEGLSKVVPQPDDKYREDIREEEEEETETHEEYIAEPCVYNMKDVPDAEPLPHIPVVEIFSDDEEEERVPQFPLKVVNWIKNVIPQPVMLPAGYVEAQSKAQSKRSSLDKVLSPPPESLKGDEDSQNSNVVGWFVTGLGLKMPQPVARSRDDIEVVQNVSKQPKAVDLVLEEVVEADLKDLNQEVPSKAMQSEPPQPFKPAQTTQPTQTTQSQPAQPKQPVKPEEPEQTLPNVPESTTPSLEDAETQTGRWTPFIESIKREAEGVAMATMEERMTQERVDLVRMAEEVARHTAETAIRQMQEAQSIKLSIHSQEALLEEDEDPELHMLREEESEVEHTKNKMTECQVCPAREEPVDAAKSDSASPDVEPEPQEELESQSASPSPPPSPEPDPVKTAEPEPKPKAQDAKVAPEPVTQQPQKAEDGTAPDTTTKEEGETAEEGGCGASSRLSVHPAVNVEDVDSGGGGHHRHIRQILTPQDPNLKTLTVPRVSKACRQSKVADKEKNLHSQSEDDDEEETETAVRAWPSQSSILSGDDGLKERPASSASQASYVVNERLQELVKMFKERTERAKEKLIDPDDSDDDSPTASPARAPTPPAPPEEPEEEAQPASPDREMEERQPQSRLCCKVTPPRWIRALLHYRFPASIDPFTNLVYVLWLFVVTLAWNWNVWLIPMRWAFPYQTPSNIYLWLLADYLCDLIYILDIMVFQPRLQFVRGGDIVFDKKDMRKNYMKTFRFKMDVISLVPLELFYFKTGINPLLRFPRLLKVMSFFEFNDRLEAILTKAYVYRVIRTTSYLLYCLHCNACLFYWISAYEGLGSTKWVYDGKGNSYIRCYYFAVKTLITIGGLPEPTTLFEIIFQLINYFVGVFAFSIMIGQMRDVVGAATSGQTYYRACMDNTVKYMASYRIPKDVQNRVKTWYNYTWQSQGMLDEQELLVQLPDKMRLDIAVDVNYDIVSKVSLFQGCDRQMIFDMLKSLRSVVYLPGDYVCKKGEVGREMYIIKAGEVQVVGGPDGKTVFVTLKSGSVFGEISLLAVGGGNRRTANVVAHGFANLFILDKKDLNEILVHYPESQKLLRKKARNMLTKDKKPQEPPKEPAQVIRPRTETPKLLKAALEMAHQKTGLKGTLAKIKENTNISSISLQPSMSSSLTPLSPVSPVSSLDPERKSGIMSPTSDSSTLLRPASHCHRCETLSKEQDNVAEEEAGESVKRKEKRKP from the exons ATGTTTAACTGGGTGGTGAAAGTGGTTCCTCAGCCTCCTGACGCCCCTGGCTCTCTGGGACAGGAGACAGCCAATCCCGCACCTGCATCACCA CAAAAAGTGTCTAAAGATGAAGTCAAAAAAGAAG TCAATGCAAAACCAGCCAAACAGCAGGAAGAGGATATTTCAGAGGACAATGG tattcaGAGTCAGAGTGGAGTGATGACCTGGCTCTCCAATGGCTTCACCAGTGCTCTGCCTCAACCAACAGGCACCCCTAACCTCAGCAGATCCAACTCTGTATCCAGG TCACTGCAGGAGGTACAAAGAGAGGACGAAAG GAATGGGGTGATTAAGTGGATTGCAGAGGGACTGAGCAAAGTGGTGCCTCAGCCGGATGACAAGTACAGAGAGGATAttcgagaggaggaggaggaggagacagag ACGCACGAAGAGTATATCGCAGAGCCATGT GTTTATAACATGAAAGATGTGCCAG ACGCAGAGCCCCTCCCACACATACCTGTGGTGGAGATCTTTTCAGACGATGAGGAAGAGGAACGGGTACCACAGTTCCCCCTCAA AGTGGTTAACTGGATTAAGAATGTTATTCCTCAGCCTGTGATGCTCCCTGCAGGTTATGTAGAGGCCCAGAGTAAGGCCCAGAGCAAGAGGTCATCTCTTGACAAAG tTTTGTCGCCACCTCCTGAGTCTCTCAAAGGTGACGAGGACTCACAAAACTCCAA TGTCGTGGGCTGGTTTGTGACGGGCCTCGGCCTCAAGATGCCACAGCCTGTCGCGAGATCAAGAGATGACATTGAAGTTGTGCAGAATG TCTCTAAACAACCCAAAGCAGTGGACCTGGTTCTGGAGGAAGTAGTAGAAGCAGACTTGAAGGATCTGAATCAGGAAGTGCCATCCAAGGCTATGCAGTCAGAACCACCACAGCCTTTTAAGCCCGCACAGACGACACAGCCAACACAGACGACTCAGTCACAGCCGGCACAGCCAAAACAACCAGTGAAACCAGAAGAGCCTGAACAGACTCTTCCAAATGTGCCAGAGTCTACAACACCATCACTGGAGGATGCGGAGACTCAGACGGGCAGGTGGACTCCCTTCATAGAGAGCATCAAGAGAGAGGCTGAGGGCGTAGCTATGGCTACCATGGAGGAACG GATGACCCAGGAGCGCGTGGATTTGGTGCGAATGGCGGAGGAGGTGGCCAGACACACAGCTGAGACGGCCATCAGGCAGATGCAAGAGGCACAATCAATCAAGCTTTCCATTCACAGCCAGGAAGCCCTTCTGGAAGAAGACGAGGACCCAGA GTTACACATGCTacgggaggaggagagtgaggtgGAGCACACTAAGAATAAGATGACAGA GTGTCAGGTGTGTCCTGCTAGGGAGGAGCCAGTGGATGCAGCaaaaagtgactctgcatcaccCGACGTTGAACCAGAGCCCCAGGAAGAGCTAGAGTCCCAGAGtgcctctccatcccctcctcccagcCCAGAACCAGATCCAGTCAAGACAGCAGAGCCTGAACCTAAACCAAAGGCCCAGGATGCCAAAGTAGCACCTGAACCGGTGACCCAACAACCACAGAAAGCAGAGGACGGAACCGCACCTGACACCACTACCAAG gaggagggggagactGCAGAGGAGGGTGGCTGTGGTG CGAGCTCCAGGCTCAGTGTGCACCCTGCTGTCAATGTGGAGGACGTGGATTCAGGCGGAGGAGGGCACCATCGACACATTCGCCAAATCCTCACCCCCCAGGACCCCAACCTCAAGACCCTGACCGTACCCAGAGTGTCCAAAGCCTGCCGCCAGAG CAAAGTTGCTGATAAAGA AAAGAACCTGCACTCTCAGagtgaggatgatgatgaagaggagacTGAGACCGCAGTGAGGGCGTGGCCTAGCCAGTCCAGCATCCTCAGCGGAGACGATGG GCTAAAGGAACGGCCTGCGTCGTCCGCTAGCCAGGCCAGCTACGTGGTGAACGAGCGCCTACAGGAGCTGGTCAAGATGTttaaggagaggacagagagggccaAAGAAAAACTCATAGACCCAGATGACTCTGATGATGACAGTCCCACTGCCT CCCCTGCGAGAGCTCCAACACCTCCTGCGCCTCCAGAGGAGCCGGAGGAGGAAGCACAACCAGCCTCCCCtgacagggagatggaggagcGGCAACCCCAGTCTAGACTGTGCTGCAAGGTGACGCCTCCTCGCTGGATCAGAGCCCTGCTTCACTACCGCTTCCCCGCTAGCATCGACCCCTTCACCA aTCTGGTCTATGTGCTGTGGCTATTTGTCGTCACCTTGGCGTGGAACTGGAACGTGTGGCTGATCCCAATGCGCTGGGCCTTCCCCTACCAGACCCCTAGTAACATCTACCTGTGGCTGCTAGCCGACTACCTGTGTGACCTCATCTACATCCTGGACATCATGGTCTTCCAGCCCCGCCTGCAGTTTGTCCGCGGTGGCGACATAGTG TTTGACAAAAAGGACATGCGAAAGAATTACATGAAAACTTTCCGGTTCAAG ATGGATGTCATCAGTCTTGTGCCACTGGAATTGTTCTATTTTAAAACTGGGATCAACCCACTCCTCCGCTTCCCACGGCTACTAAAG GTAATGTCTTTCTTCGAGTTCAACGACCGTCTTGAGGCCATCCTGACCAAAGCCTACGTTTACAG AGTGATCCGGACCACCAGCTACCTGCTGTACTGCCTCCACTGTAATGCCTGTCTGTTCTACTGGATCTCTGCGTATGAAGGTCTGGGCTCCACGAAGTGGGTCTATGATGGAAAGGGCAACAG tTACATCCGCTGCTACTACTTTGCTGTGAAGACTCTGATCACCATTGGTGGACTGCCGGAGCCCACAACGCTCTTTGAAATCATCTTTCAGCTCATCAACTACTTTGTAGGAGTGTTTGCCTTTTCCATCATGATAGGACAG ATGAGAGATGTGGTCGGTGCAGCCACTTCAGGACAGACGTACTACAGAGCATGCATGGACAACACTGTCAAATACATGGCCTCCTACCGTATCCCCAAAGACGTGCAAAACCGGGTCAAAACCTGGTACAACTACACCTGGCAGTCCCAGGGCATGCTGG ATGAACAGGAGCTTCTGGTCCAGCTCCCAGACAAGATGAGGCTGGACATCGCTGTGGATGTCAACTATGACATTGTCAGTAAAGTCTCTCTCTTCCAG GGTTGCGACAGACAGATGATCTTTGACATGTTAAAGAGTCTGAGGTCTGTTGTTTACCTCCCGGGGGACTATGTCTGCAAAAAG GGTGAGGTTGGACGGGAGATGTACATTATCAAGGCCGGGGAGGTGCAGGTGGTGGGCGGGCCAGACGGGAAGACCGTGTTTGTCACACTGAAGTCGGGGTCAGTGTTTGGGGAAATCAG CTTGCTTGCAGTGGGTGGAGGAAACAGAAGAACAGCCAACGTAGTGGCTCATGGCTTCGCCAACCTGTTCATCCTGGACAAGAAGGACCTCAATGAAATTTTAGTGCATTACCCCGAGTCTCAGAAGCTGCTCCGCAAGAAGgccag GAATATGCTGACAAAAGACAAGAAGCCTCAGGAGCCTCCGAAGGAGCCGGCCCAGGTGATCCGTCCTCGGACAGAGACACCCAAGCTACTCAAAGCTGCTCTGGAGATGGCTCATCAGAAAACAGGCCTCAAAGGGACCCTTGCAAAGATTAAGGAGAACACCAACATATCCAGTATTTCTCTACAG CCCTCAATGTCCTCCTCCCTGACCCCCCTGTCCCCAGTATCTCCGGTCTCCAGTCTGGACCCAGAGCGCAAGTCTGGCATCATGTCCCCAACCTCAGACAGCTCCACGTTGCTCCGCCCTGCCTCCCATTGTCACAGATGTGAGACGCTGTCCAAGGAGCAGGACAACGTGGCGGAAGAAGAGGCAGGAGAGAGTGtgaagaggaaagaaaagagaaagcCATGA
- the LOC106573206 gene encoding cyclic nucleotide-gated cation channel beta-1 isoform X3: MFNWVVKVVPQPPDAPGSLGQETANPAPASPQKVSKDEVKKEVNAKPAKQQEEDISEDNGIQSQSGVMTWLSNGFTSALPQPTGTPNLSRSNSVSRSLQEVQREDERNGVIKWIAEGLSKVVPQPDDKYREDIREEEEEETETHEEYIAEPCVYNMKDVPDAEPLPHIPVVEIFSDDEEEERVPQFPLKVVNWIKNVIPQPVMLPAGYVEAQSKAQSKRSSLDKVLSPPPESLKGDEDSQNSNVVGWFVTGLGLKMPQPVARSRDDIEVVQNVSKQPKAVDLVLEEVVEADLKDLNQEVPSKAMQSEPPQPFKPAQTTQPTQTTQSQPAQPKQPVKPEEPEQTLPNVPESTTPSLEDAETQTGRWTPFIESIKREAEGVAMATMEERMTQERVDLVRMAEEVARHTAETAIRQMQEAQSIKLSIHSQEALLEEDEDPECQVCPAREEPVDAAKSDSASPDVEPEPQEELESQSASPSPPPSPEPDPVKTAEPEPKPKAQDAKVAPEPVTQQPQKAEDGTAPDTTTKEEGETAEEGGCGASSRLSVHPAVNVEDVDSGGGGHHRHIRQILTPQDPNLKTLTVPRVSKACRQSKVADKEKNLHSQSEDDDEEETETAVRAWPSQSSILSGDDGLKERPASSASQASYVVNERLQELVKMFKERTERAKEKLIDPDDSDDDSPTASPARAPTPPAPPEEPEEEAQPASPDREMEERQPQSRLCCKVTPPRWIRALLHYRFPASIDPFTNLVYVLWLFVVTLAWNWNVWLIPMRWAFPYQTPSNIYLWLLADYLCDLIYILDIMVFQPRLQFVRGGDIVFDKKDMRKNYMKTFRFKMDVISLVPLELFYFKTGINPLLRFPRLLKVMSFFEFNDRLEAILTKAYVYRVIRTTSYLLYCLHCNACLFYWISAYEGLGSTKWVYDGKGNSYIRCYYFAVKTLITIGGLPEPTTLFEIIFQLINYFVGVFAFSIMIGQMRDVVGAATSGQTYYRACMDNTVKYMASYRIPKDVQNRVKTWYNYTWQSQGMLDEQELLVQLPDKMRLDIAVDVNYDIVSKVSLFQGCDRQMIFDMLKSLRSVVYLPGDYVCKKGEVGREMYIIKAGEVQVVGGPDGKTVFVTLKSGSVFGEISLLAVGGGNRRTANVVAHGFANLFILDKKDLNEILVHYPESQKLLRKKARNMLTKDKKPQEPPKEPAQVIRPRTETPKLLKAALEMAHQKTGLKGTLAKIKENTNISSISLQPSMSSSLTPLSPVSPVSSLDPERKSGIMSPTSDSSTLLRPASHCHRCETLSKEQDNVAEEEAGESVKRKEKRKP, translated from the exons ATGTTTAACTGGGTGGTGAAAGTGGTTCCTCAGCCTCCTGACGCCCCTGGCTCTCTGGGACAGGAGACAGCCAATCCCGCACCTGCATCACCA CAAAAAGTGTCTAAAGATGAAGTCAAAAAAGAAG TCAATGCAAAACCAGCCAAACAGCAGGAAGAGGATATTTCAGAGGACAATGG tattcaGAGTCAGAGTGGAGTGATGACCTGGCTCTCCAATGGCTTCACCAGTGCTCTGCCTCAACCAACAGGCACCCCTAACCTCAGCAGATCCAACTCTGTATCCAGG TCACTGCAGGAGGTACAAAGAGAGGACGAAAG GAATGGGGTGATTAAGTGGATTGCAGAGGGACTGAGCAAAGTGGTGCCTCAGCCGGATGACAAGTACAGAGAGGATAttcgagaggaggaggaggaggagacagag ACGCACGAAGAGTATATCGCAGAGCCATGT GTTTATAACATGAAAGATGTGCCAG ACGCAGAGCCCCTCCCACACATACCTGTGGTGGAGATCTTTTCAGACGATGAGGAAGAGGAACGGGTACCACAGTTCCCCCTCAA AGTGGTTAACTGGATTAAGAATGTTATTCCTCAGCCTGTGATGCTCCCTGCAGGTTATGTAGAGGCCCAGAGTAAGGCCCAGAGCAAGAGGTCATCTCTTGACAAAG tTTTGTCGCCACCTCCTGAGTCTCTCAAAGGTGACGAGGACTCACAAAACTCCAA TGTCGTGGGCTGGTTTGTGACGGGCCTCGGCCTCAAGATGCCACAGCCTGTCGCGAGATCAAGAGATGACATTGAAGTTGTGCAGAATG TCTCTAAACAACCCAAAGCAGTGGACCTGGTTCTGGAGGAAGTAGTAGAAGCAGACTTGAAGGATCTGAATCAGGAAGTGCCATCCAAGGCTATGCAGTCAGAACCACCACAGCCTTTTAAGCCCGCACAGACGACACAGCCAACACAGACGACTCAGTCACAGCCGGCACAGCCAAAACAACCAGTGAAACCAGAAGAGCCTGAACAGACTCTTCCAAATGTGCCAGAGTCTACAACACCATCACTGGAGGATGCGGAGACTCAGACGGGCAGGTGGACTCCCTTCATAGAGAGCATCAAGAGAGAGGCTGAGGGCGTAGCTATGGCTACCATGGAGGAACG GATGACCCAGGAGCGCGTGGATTTGGTGCGAATGGCGGAGGAGGTGGCCAGACACACAGCTGAGACGGCCATCAGGCAGATGCAAGAGGCACAATCAATCAAGCTTTCCATTCACAGCCAGGAAGCCCTTCTGGAAGAAGACGAGGACCCAGA GTGTCAGGTGTGTCCTGCTAGGGAGGAGCCAGTGGATGCAGCaaaaagtgactctgcatcaccCGACGTTGAACCAGAGCCCCAGGAAGAGCTAGAGTCCCAGAGtgcctctccatcccctcctcccagcCCAGAACCAGATCCAGTCAAGACAGCAGAGCCTGAACCTAAACCAAAGGCCCAGGATGCCAAAGTAGCACCTGAACCGGTGACCCAACAACCACAGAAAGCAGAGGACGGAACCGCACCTGACACCACTACCAAG gaggagggggagactGCAGAGGAGGGTGGCTGTGGTG CGAGCTCCAGGCTCAGTGTGCACCCTGCTGTCAATGTGGAGGACGTGGATTCAGGCGGAGGAGGGCACCATCGACACATTCGCCAAATCCTCACCCCCCAGGACCCCAACCTCAAGACCCTGACCGTACCCAGAGTGTCCAAAGCCTGCCGCCAGAG CAAAGTTGCTGATAAAGA AAAGAACCTGCACTCTCAGagtgaggatgatgatgaagaggagacTGAGACCGCAGTGAGGGCGTGGCCTAGCCAGTCCAGCATCCTCAGCGGAGACGATGG GCTAAAGGAACGGCCTGCGTCGTCCGCTAGCCAGGCCAGCTACGTGGTGAACGAGCGCCTACAGGAGCTGGTCAAGATGTttaaggagaggacagagagggccaAAGAAAAACTCATAGACCCAGATGACTCTGATGATGACAGTCCCACTGCCT CCCCTGCGAGAGCTCCAACACCTCCTGCGCCTCCAGAGGAGCCGGAGGAGGAAGCACAACCAGCCTCCCCtgacagggagatggaggagcGGCAACCCCAGTCTAGACTGTGCTGCAAGGTGACGCCTCCTCGCTGGATCAGAGCCCTGCTTCACTACCGCTTCCCCGCTAGCATCGACCCCTTCACCA aTCTGGTCTATGTGCTGTGGCTATTTGTCGTCACCTTGGCGTGGAACTGGAACGTGTGGCTGATCCCAATGCGCTGGGCCTTCCCCTACCAGACCCCTAGTAACATCTACCTGTGGCTGCTAGCCGACTACCTGTGTGACCTCATCTACATCCTGGACATCATGGTCTTCCAGCCCCGCCTGCAGTTTGTCCGCGGTGGCGACATAGTG TTTGACAAAAAGGACATGCGAAAGAATTACATGAAAACTTTCCGGTTCAAG ATGGATGTCATCAGTCTTGTGCCACTGGAATTGTTCTATTTTAAAACTGGGATCAACCCACTCCTCCGCTTCCCACGGCTACTAAAG GTAATGTCTTTCTTCGAGTTCAACGACCGTCTTGAGGCCATCCTGACCAAAGCCTACGTTTACAG AGTGATCCGGACCACCAGCTACCTGCTGTACTGCCTCCACTGTAATGCCTGTCTGTTCTACTGGATCTCTGCGTATGAAGGTCTGGGCTCCACGAAGTGGGTCTATGATGGAAAGGGCAACAG tTACATCCGCTGCTACTACTTTGCTGTGAAGACTCTGATCACCATTGGTGGACTGCCGGAGCCCACAACGCTCTTTGAAATCATCTTTCAGCTCATCAACTACTTTGTAGGAGTGTTTGCCTTTTCCATCATGATAGGACAG ATGAGAGATGTGGTCGGTGCAGCCACTTCAGGACAGACGTACTACAGAGCATGCATGGACAACACTGTCAAATACATGGCCTCCTACCGTATCCCCAAAGACGTGCAAAACCGGGTCAAAACCTGGTACAACTACACCTGGCAGTCCCAGGGCATGCTGG ATGAACAGGAGCTTCTGGTCCAGCTCCCAGACAAGATGAGGCTGGACATCGCTGTGGATGTCAACTATGACATTGTCAGTAAAGTCTCTCTCTTCCAG GGTTGCGACAGACAGATGATCTTTGACATGTTAAAGAGTCTGAGGTCTGTTGTTTACCTCCCGGGGGACTATGTCTGCAAAAAG GGTGAGGTTGGACGGGAGATGTACATTATCAAGGCCGGGGAGGTGCAGGTGGTGGGCGGGCCAGACGGGAAGACCGTGTTTGTCACACTGAAGTCGGGGTCAGTGTTTGGGGAAATCAG CTTGCTTGCAGTGGGTGGAGGAAACAGAAGAACAGCCAACGTAGTGGCTCATGGCTTCGCCAACCTGTTCATCCTGGACAAGAAGGACCTCAATGAAATTTTAGTGCATTACCCCGAGTCTCAGAAGCTGCTCCGCAAGAAGgccag GAATATGCTGACAAAAGACAAGAAGCCTCAGGAGCCTCCGAAGGAGCCGGCCCAGGTGATCCGTCCTCGGACAGAGACACCCAAGCTACTCAAAGCTGCTCTGGAGATGGCTCATCAGAAAACAGGCCTCAAAGGGACCCTTGCAAAGATTAAGGAGAACACCAACATATCCAGTATTTCTCTACAG CCCTCAATGTCCTCCTCCCTGACCCCCCTGTCCCCAGTATCTCCGGTCTCCAGTCTGGACCCAGAGCGCAAGTCTGGCATCATGTCCCCAACCTCAGACAGCTCCACGTTGCTCCGCCCTGCCTCCCATTGTCACAGATGTGAGACGCTGTCCAAGGAGCAGGACAACGTGGCGGAAGAAGAGGCAGGAGAGAGTGtgaagaggaaagaaaagagaaagcCATGA